ACTATGACATGCTGTCAAAATCATCAGTTGACAACTTAAATGATATCACTCTACAGCCAGTTGGACTTCGAAACATTTTTTTCTCATCCGAAGAAACCCGGACTTTcgctgccatggcgacatGGTATTTCTCGTCCCTGGTCCAACCACGCGGATTTTAAGATGCAGGGTATCCGAGTATACTTGCTACTCTTACCACAGTGGACTCTTTGTAACGCAAATTCGATTAGTATAACGGCTTTGAGAGCTCCAGACTAAATCGACATCAGGGCTCGGCAGCTCAGAGGTTTCTGGTCTTGTTTAGTTTTGTCCCTGTGTTTCGGGGTAGATGACACCAACCTGTCCATCAACCTGTCCCATTGGGAAAGACGGCGTGTCACCGAACCAACATTGTGTAAGTCGCCCGAAAAGAAATGTTCCAAATGAATTACGGCGCCTAGAGTATGAAGAGTCGGCTGCTGGCGCGGCTTGCAGACCCGTACGTAGCCTTTGGATGATGCCCACTTTGCACACAAAGCAAGGAGTAGCATAGTACTCAAGCAAGTTCCATCAATATCACAGCTATTCGTCGTCCATTTCTAAACATGTAACTATGGAATTCAGCAGCGGGCCAAGACAAGCCATGCGGGCAGATTTGGCGGAATCTGTTGTTGACTAGCTTACAAGCGCTGGATGGGATTCAGCCAAGTTTCAACAGAGTACGTTATAAGACTTATTGTTAACTAATTCTTCCTAATTCTATAAATAGAGTATTCTTGCTTGTATTTTTTGGCACTATATACCAGAGTCTCGATACGTTTATTGCTTTCGATGTATTGTTGCCAGTTGCCCCAGGCAGTTGAATCGCTTTGATGTTTCCATCAACAGTGGCAGATTTATCCGAGTTGACATCACGAGCAAAGTAGCGCCGGGTTTCGGCCGTGATGGGCGGCACAAGTTTGCGTTTCTCGCATTACGTAAATGCAAAAAGATGTCCATTTCGGCTAAAATACGCAGTCTGACTTGTGACTTTGTTTCATCCACCACCAAGGTCCGAGGTTGCGGGTTAGGGTAGGGGTTAgggttactccgtacgtacatcaattgattgatgCGTGTAGGAGTAAAGCTGTATATTCTAAGTCTCTTTGCTCTGTGGCAGTTATGGGGTGTAACATTGATTCAACAGGAGCCAACTGCATGGTGCCATTCATTTTCGACTTCTCATCCCCGTCTGCAATACTCTTGCCTGTTGCCCTCGAGAATTGAGATATCCAGCCGTCACATAAAGCTCCAACCCAACCGAAACCCTTTCTCATCCCATCCACCAACATGGCGTCGCCAGTCCCGAAAAATGCCATGGAATTTCCACCGTCAGACAGGGTCTTTCTTGAGCCTCATTTACCGCCAAGGGATTGCTCAACTCGTCACTCGAACCTGCCGTTCACCACACTGACATTTGCTACATCGCTGGACTCGTCGCTCACCTGTCGCCCGGCGCTCCCACTGCCATTTCCGGACCTTAGTCCAAGGCCATGACGCATTACCTTCGATCTCGCCATGACGGCATTCTGATTGGTGTTGGCACCGCCGTCGCTGACGACCCCAGCCTTGATTGTCGCATTGCCGGGGTCTGTGGTTctggtggcgatggcctcgacggccagcAGGACCAGTTGTTATTGCTCCTACGGCCCGATGGGAGTTTATCGACAACTCAAAGCTGTTCAAGCTATATCGAGAGGGCTGCGGGCGTCCACCATGGATCGTCACGGCACTCAGGGAACCCCCAGCAGACAAACGGGTACCGCCGGAGAAATATGGAGGCAAATACATCATTGTGGAAATCGCTACCTCGGACATTGGCGAGCATCACCTCGACTGGAATATCCTGCTAGTGAAGCTCAAGGAAAATGGACTCAACAGTGTCATGGTTGAAGGAGGTGGCCAGGTTATCAACTCGTTGCTCTCGCCACAGTACCGGCCAAACATTAACATGGTCATCGTCACCATAGCCCCAACATGGCTCGGCCAAGGTGGAGTGGTTGTATCACCCAAGAGATGCTTCAATGATGCAGGAATAGCTATCCCAACTGCGAGGCTAATCATACCTTTCTCCTAGTCGTGACAAGCATAAAATTGCCCTGGAGGAAGACATTGCGTGTTACTTCTTTGGTATTTTGAGCATAATATAGCAATGATCTACAGTGAAGATGAAAAATCCTTTGGTAGAAACAAGTACAAATAATGAAGACAAGAGACGAACCTGGTTTACAGGCTGGTCGTGACTAGTTTACCATGGATCTGGACTAGGCGCTGAAGATATACTTGACTTGTTAGATCGACAAACACCTCACTATAATTTTACGGCGTATTTCTAGCCAGAAGATATTTGGAGACCAAATATTCATCGTGACAGCGACGCTTCCGGATGAACATTGAGCCCTCCGTTCCGAATGATAGGGCTGCTGCCACGGCGTTTCAAAGGCAATTGGTTCACCCTGTCTTCCATCACTCAAATCTATTGTAATATTTATTGTATTGAGAGATATGTGTGTTGATGGACTGATTCTCACTTTAGCATGAACAACAGCTCCTGCCGTGCCTCCTGATCGGGGGGTAGGGAGGGCAAGTTGACTCGGCGGGCTAGCAGATATTCAGCTTCACTTGATAGGGCCATCTCTCATGCCATTGACCCAGCTTCTCTCAAGCAGTCAGAATGGAAAAGCCCGGCAATAACCATCTGTGGCAATCCGGCGGTCACTTCGCAATGTCTCTGCTTGCACTCCTTACGACTGATAACACGGTGGCTCGAGATCATCCGTGGCAACACCGTTTTCTTGGCGCTGCATAACCTATAGCAGCCCTTAACGTGGAAAAGCCGGTGAGCTTGCGGTGGTGCGGGATGTGCGATTTTGGCGTGATGGGACAGCTCCTGGCCTGTCCAGAGCGATCCCGGCAGCCCTTGATGGTGCAACAGTAAAGGGGTGACATCCTGTGTGTGAGGCTCTCATGATGACAGTTATTCGCGCAGTAGTATCCATCTCGATAGTTCAACGTCTACCTCAATACTTAACCATGGATCCAACGGCTTCATAAATGTTTTTGACCATTCTGCCAAAGGAGGAAGCCTCACACAATTGTGGAGTTTAATTTGGTAGGTCTTCTGTTTTTACTTTCAACAATAAACGTCCACATGCAGTTGTCGCCGGGGAGTGCAATCCGATCGGACATGTCTACTAGGAGATAGACGTATATTCCCAGCTCAGACAAAAATATTCTTGAAGCAGACCGACACGATGTCATCACATATCATGGCCTTTAAAGACAAGGACGGAGGAATTGACGTTGATCACTGAAGATCTGCCGACTTTATGGCGGTACTTGGAATTTTGTGGAGGCAGGTCCACACAGGGGTCCACATATGCTGAGCTTGTCCGACCTATCAAAGACCCTGCGATTAGTCACCCACAATAATGGCACGACGGCCCCGCGGTCGGagatgaaaaagaaaatgtTGGAGGGGTCACGGCGAGCGGCAATCGGCGCCTCCGACTTATGACTCTGAAGTGGGTGACTCAACTCAACTTCTTCTACTTGCCCGTCCCAGCCGCATCCTGCTGCGAATCTGACAGTTTTTCTTTACTCttgtcctcttcttccttgggATCTAGGTCTTCTTCCAATCCGACGTCTTGATCTGCATTCTTTTGCTTGCGCTCACGGCTCTCGCCACTCCCCGCAGTCGCAGCCCAACACCCAAATCCTAAGCACCCTCGCAACCACTCCCAACTTGCGCTTACGCTTCTTGCAAGATGCCTATGTACGTTTTTGGGACCTCTTTTTGCATTTACTTCATATATACCAAAGATAATACTGACCCCGTGCCTACCAACATCCAGGCTCAAGGAACCCTGGAAGAAATACAAGCCCTTCCCTCCTCTCAACTTGCCCGATCGCCAGTGGCCCTCCAAAACGATTGACAAGGCCCCTCGATGGCTGGAAACTAGCCTTAGAGATGGAAACCAGAGCAACCCAGACCCAATGGTATGTATCTCTCCCAATTACGTGAAAGGTGCTGCGCACCCTAGCATCTCAGCCATGTTTTGGCGGTCGGCTGATGATCCTGTGACGAATAACAGAATGGGGAGGAGAAATGGCGTTTCTTCAAGATGCTCTGCGATATAGGTTTCAAAGAAATTGAAGTTTCCTTCCCTTCCGCCTCCCAGACCGATTTCGACTTCACGAGACGCCTGGTTGACACCCCCGGGGCCATTCCAGACGATGTTGCGATCCAGGTGCTGTCGCCCTGTCGACCGGATCTGATCAAGCGCACGGTTGAGGCTGTTTCGGGTGCGAAGAATGCCATTATTCACATCTATCTCGCTACTAGCGAGTGCTTCCGGAGAATCGTCTTCAATTACTCCGAAGAGGACACTCTTGAGCTCGCTGTGCGTTGCGCCAAGGTCGTCAGGTCCCTGACGAAAGACGACCCCTCCCAATCAGGCACCAATTGGCAGTTTGAGTTTAGCCCCGAGTGCTTCTCTGATACCTCGCCCGAATTTGCCGTCAAGGTCTgcaacgccgtcaaggaggcTTGGGGGCCAACAGTTGAGACGCCTATGATTGTGAATCTGCCGGCTACGGTCGAGAACGCGTCCTGCAACGTGTTCGCTGATCAGGTTGAATACTTCTGCAGGAATATATCGGAACGCGAAAAGGTCTGCGTTAGCGTGCACAACCACAACGATAGGGGCACTGCGGCTGCAGCGGCAGAGTTGGCTCAGATGGCCGGTGCTGACCGTGTGGAGGGATGTCTCTTTGGAAACGGCGAGCGTACCGGCAATGTTGACCTGGTCACCTTGGCCCTGAACCTGTATACCCAAGGCGTTCCCTGCAACCTGGATTTCTCAAACCTGAACCAAATCATTGACGTGGTCGAGAACTGTAACAAGATTCCCGTCCATCCTCGCGCCCCGTATGCCGGCTCCCTGGTGGTGTGTGCCTTCTCGGGAAGTCACCAAGACGCCATATCAAAATCGATGCACAATCGCCGACGCGAGGGCAAGACCTACGAGGACCGCTGGGAAGTTGCATATCTGCCACTGGATCCAGAGGACATTGGCCGCACCTACGAGGCTATCATTCGTGTCAACTCCCAGAGCGGCAAGGGTGGCGCTGCCTGGATCATCCTGCGCAAGCTTCACCTGGATATCCCTCGCGGTCTGCAAGTTGCCTTTTCCAAGGTTGTTCAAAAGCGGGCTGATAGTCTTGGCCGTGAGCTTCTAGCCGACGAAATCACAGATCTTTTCGAAAAGACCTACTACCTTCACGAGAACCCTCGATTCTCCCTTGTTGATTACTCAATTACCCCTGACCGCTCGCAATCTCCtgcaccgccgtcgccgggcAAGACACAGgatactaaaaacctaatgCGTGTCTTTGAGGGCGTCATTTCAGTCGACGGTAGGGAGATCAAGCTCCGCGGACGGGGCAATGGCCCTATCTCTAGCATGGCGAATGCCCTCAAGGATCTTGGCATTGACCTGGACGTCAATGATTACAAGGAACATGCGATTGGCGAGGGTCGTGGCGTCAAGGCTGCATCATATATTGAGTGCAAGATTGGAAACACCAAGGAGATGGTATGGGGCATCGGCATTCATGAGGATGTGGTTCAAAGTTCCCTGATCGCGCTGCTGAGCGCTGCTACCAATGTAAGCTGCTGCGCAATGCCGTTCGACGCGACTTGTTCTTTCCTACTTTCGACGGGTTTCACTGACACGCATCTACAGTTTATCACGAGCAGGCCTGGAAGCCCTATTCTAAAGCCAATTGCGTCTCGACCGAAAGCGCTGAGTCCCAACAATGCTAATGGTGCAGCCAAGGAATCTGCCAGTGTTCCTCAAGGGGCTTCTAGTGTGGTCTCTGTCCtggaggacaaggccaacgacATGTAGAGTAGGATCTGGGGTCATGCTGGAGGATGACGCATTCTCTGTCTTTTATTTTCTGGCTCTTCGTCGTGTGTGAAACAACGGGCCTTTGGGGATTTcggtaaaaaaaaagaaaagcatTCAGAGGCGAAGGTCTCCCCGGGGAAGATGTCGGGGCAATAGGCACATGTATCCAACCTAATGCACCCTTAAAAGCGAGCTTGTTGATGAACAAAGATTGTATTCGTTGGGTATTCTCTCTCAGAATATGTAATATATATCATGATCCGAGTGCCCAGGGTCTCGACGATTTTGGAAGACGCAAAAATGTGGCCCAGGCACTTCATACAGATGACTGACTTCCAGGTCTGGGGTGGTGGATGTGTGCGATAACTACCAATTCGGCGATTGATTGGTGCCGCTTGACACAATTTCACGCTGGCTCAGCGTCGACCACGAAATAGGCGGGAAAGGTGATTCCTCCTGGCGCCGGCTCTGTCTTGTCTCCAGTATGTAGTTACTCGACacgtgtgacaagggcttgttAGATGGCTTGAAGCAATAGCTTAATTCAGCTAAGAACAGTCTTTGctatcaaaggtccttggttttcctcaaggcctcgttgaccgAAGAcctctttaaatacaagaagtcggtgagggactttgccctagtcCCGTGActgtagcccttgtgtaataggccatttccgtgtaacaggaCGTTGGACAGGCTACACACGCCAGgcagggttagggttaccCATCGACAAAGGCGGACGATGAAGCACCAACCTACTTTTTCCTTGTTTCTGCTTTTCAACTGTCTCGGTTAGCAGGAATTCTATTCCCCGTCTTTTAGAATAGAATAACTGGCAAGTTGGTGGAACAGAAACCGAGGCATCTCGCGCTTTCCATGGAAGTTGGAGGTTTAGCAAAGCATGACGTATTTCGCACAGAATTTCCGTGACCAGGACGCATTGGTCTGCGGAATACGCAGTGGCGAGTTTCTTGTTGCAACGAAAAAATCGTCAATCGCAATTTCCGTTCCAACAGTGGTGGATTCTGATCAAGTATGCTTGGGCTTTGATTTGTTCGTTTTGTACTATTTTGCTTCGTCGCGAATCATGCAGCCTATGATTGGCCCCAAGAAGAGGACACACATGTGACAGGACGAGCAGCATATGCTGGTGGAGTAATCCGGTGAAAACGATAATGTGTCAAAGGGCCCGTGGGATGGTGACATTTCGCAGGGCATTGGGGTCCAGCTGTTGCAGAGTTCCTAAATCtcaatatatattatataatttattaaagttattattagtaatatttattttttaaaaaattgAAAAGTATTCCGGAGATTTATAATTGTCCCGTAATTTTATGGCCAACTAAGTGGCTAGCACACTTTGCCTACAGGTACAAACGAGTACACCGTGCCGACGACATCGGTCCGAGTATTCTTCCCCGATTTTCGCCAACTTCCGTCAGCCCCCTTTATCCCAACTCCTCTGAGCCtaagttcaatgttgtttaATATCAACTTCTCCATTTATAGGTACATCCTGACGACCTAAATCAGCCACACTTTCCAGCACAAACTCTTTTTCTAAACGGATATGTGATTTTTCATCAGCCGCGTCCATGCTACAGCGGAGAACTTGGCAGCATGGCTAAAGGCGGTTTTTGGACCACGCAAAAGAGTGCACACCATCTCGAAGAACCCCAATTGCTCAGCCTGGGTAGCACCGGACTAGTATTCAAGCTTAGCGACGCCATCGTCGTGAAAAAgagccgtcttggccgcagcGACTATATTACAGCCGAACAAAAAGTCTTTACAATATTAAAACGCCAACCGCCATCACCATACATTATCCAGCACTTTCACGACACCAAGGACGCAATATTCTTGGAGTTCATGTCGGGTGGGAATCTTGGAACCATCCTTAACGACGAACAAGCGAAAGACGGGTCAACGCAGAGAGTAATTCGAGTAGAGAAGTTGCAGACGGCGGAAGACTGTCTCCGGTGGACGCGGCAGCTTGCAACGGCAGCAGCTTGGCTCGAGCAGCTGGGTTTGGCGCACTGCGATATTTGGCCAGCCAACATATTGCTGTCCGACGCGCGGGACATCAAGCTTGCAGACTTTGATCGTGCGTGCAAGATCGGAGACACCGTACCCTCTCTGACGGAACCTTTTGCTCGGCTACTAGGGGATGAGGGTGGCTCGGATTGCGGAACCTACGGCACCGCTGGTTATCGAACAGAGCAATTCGCCATAGGTTCAGTCGCCTATGCCTTGACGCGCGGTCATGATCCCTATGAGGACGAGTGGTGGGGGCGTGACCATGGTCCCATTTGTCAGGGTAAGCTCCAGGATATGGAGTTTCCAGTTCTAGGTAAAGACAAGTACGATAGTATCATTGAGAACTGCTGGCATGGTCGGTATGAGTCTATCGCTCAACTGTCGGAATATATGGCTGGCTTGGATCAATATTCATGCGAGGTCATCGAGCAGCAGGCAAGCGCCTCTGATGCCAGATCTAGGAAGCACGAGTGCGAGATGCTGGTTCAAAGTGGCGTCCTTGAAAAGCTCTTTACCTGCTAAACTAAGCAACTATGCTCCCCTGTTGGGTTATCGGCCCTGGCTTACTATTGTCGAAGCTATGAGCGTCAGCACACATTCATCGGCACGCATATCCAGGCTAAACCCTTCATCTTGACCTGACCCAATACAGGTCCGTCAATTACGTGCTGGTATAGCTTTTTCTTTCAAGGGATCAATCCTTTACATATAGCTTGTAATGCTATCAGCTACGCCAGTCCTTAAGAGGGAAGAAATAGAACTGGCCTACTGGGCGAATTCGATGGCTCGATTAAAGTGGCCGTGCTACAGCATTTACATGGTAATGTAGGCACGGCCCGTCCCTTGAGCCTCGCCTTGAACCAGCTAAGAGGAGAAGTGGAGCGGGTAAAATTACCAAGCCAAAAGAGGCCTGGGGGCAACGATACCTGGCACCGGACACTTTGGCGTGGAACTTGGCAGAACAACCACCAATATACCGAGTTATTCTATCTTTGGGCAAGAGACCATGCCAAGCCCTTCTCCAGAGTTTCAGTGCCTCCAGACAGAAATAGGGAGGTTGCTTAAGCGCGCAGGCAGCAAGGCAGCGAGCGAATAAATGTCCGACTTCCATGCCATGTCTGGCAATTATTGAAGGGGAGGGCCAGCGGGAGGCACGCACGCCGATTTCCTTTGTTGATAACAAAGCACCGAACTCGAGCTCCATGAGCATCTCACCAGACGCATCGCTATTCGCGCGCGCCCCAAGCGGCTAATTGGTGTGGCGGCTACCAGGCAGTTACCTGGACCGTGTGGTCAAGCCTCGCCGGATTCAGACGATATGGCGGAGAATAGCCACCGGTGACTTGACTTTATTTGGAGGTTGCAAACCAGATTCACCATTGTCCCGGTGCACATACACGCGCGTTGGGATATTCTCAGCAGTCCCAGCGCCACGTTATAAATAACTCCGTCTTTGATACAAGCGCCCGTACCAACCCCAAGCGCCTCCTACATCTTTCCTGTAATGGTGTCGAGAGGCGCGGTGTTGCCTCTGTAATAGGCAACAGAGACGACCAACAGCTGCAACCTGAAACTCGAAATAATTGAAACGCGCCTCCCTGGCTGCCAAGAAACTACTTTATGCCTTGGGAGCTGGGCTCTCACGTTGGAATTTGGCACTGTCTAGGGAATGGCCGGTGTTAGCCTCAAGTTAGATGGTGCCTGTGGCGGACTTTTTTGATTGTCTGTTTCATGCTGCGAGGTCCTGTAGTTGGTTACCGGAACAAGTTGACTTGAATAATCTATACACCACTACAATTACATGTATACAACGCAAGTTAAAAAGGGTGCTGGTTCCCTCGTTCATGAGCACAAACCAAGCCGCAGTTGACAACTCTTGACTCTCAACAGCATCTATTACCATCATCATACATCACCACTCATTCTCTTTACCTTCTCACCATGTTTGGCGGAAAACTACTTGCACTGCTTCCCCTGTTGCAGGCCCAAGTCTGGGTACGTTTGGACCTCTCCCACAGCTAGGTTTCTGGCACTAACAAGGTTGAACGCACAAGGGGCTCGCTATCAAAGCAAccgacctcgacggcaacCCAATCAAGGCTCGTGTCTTTCAAGTGGCGAGTTGCACGTCTCCT
The Metarhizium brunneum chromosome 7, complete sequence genome window above contains:
- the LEU4 gene encoding 2-isopropylmalate synthase; translation: MPMLKEPWKKYKPFPPLNLPDRQWPSKTIDKAPRWLETSLRDGNQSNPDPMNGEEKWRFFKMLCDIGFKEIEVSFPSASQTDFDFTRRLVDTPGAIPDDVAIQVLSPCRPDLIKRTVEAVSGAKNAIIHIYLATSECFRRIVFNYSEEDTLELAVRCAKVVRSLTKDDPSQSGTNWQFEFSPECFSDTSPEFAVKVCNAVKEAWGPTVETPMIVNLPATVENASCNVFADQVEYFCRNISEREKVCVSVHNHNDRGTAAAAAELAQMAGADRVEGCLFGNGERTGNVDLVTLALNLYTQGVPCNLDFSNLNQIIDVVENCNKIPVHPRAPYAGSLVVCAFSGSHQDAISKSMHNRRREGKTYEDRWEVAYLPLDPEDIGRTYEAIIRVNSQSGKGGAAWIILRKLHLDIPRGLQVAFSKVVQKRADSLGRELLADEITDLFEKTYYLHENPRFSLVDYSITPDRSQSPAPPSPGKTQDTKNLMRVFEGVISVDGREIKLRGRGNGPISSMANALKDLGIDLDVNDYKEHAIGEGRGVKAASYIECKIGNTKEMVWGIGIHEDVVQSSLIALLSAATNFITSRPGSPILKPIASRPKALSPNNANGAAKESASVPQGASSVVSVLEDKANDM
- the RIB7_1 gene encoding 2,5-diamino-6-ribosylamino-4(3H)-pyrimidinone 5'-phosphate reductase; its protein translation is MTHYLRSRHDGILIGVGTAVADDPSLDCRIAGFIDNSKLFKLYREGCGRPPWIVTALREPPADKRVPPEKYGGKYIIVEIATSDIGEHHLDWNILLVKLKENGLNSVMVEGGGQVINSLLSPQYRPNINMVIVTIAPTWLGQGGVVVSPKRCFNDAGIAIPTARLIIPFS